A section of the Triticum dicoccoides isolate Atlit2015 ecotype Zavitan chromosome 7A, WEW_v2.0, whole genome shotgun sequence genome encodes:
- the LOC119330559 gene encoding probable transcriptional regulator SLK2 has protein sequence MSVAPHFNLGLVPRDMNGGIPVSSANSSGPSIGVSSLVTDGNSSLSGGAQFQHSTSMNADSFMRLPSSPMSFSSNNISGSSVIDGSTMQQSPPQEQMQKRRSSSATSQPGIEADGAFHGQKKPRVDIRQDDILQQHLIQQLLQGQSSLHFQGQHNPQLQALIRQQKLAHIQHLQQHQLSQQFPQIQQSQVGIPRQPQLRPPLAQPGMQLPGPVRTPVESGLCSRRLMQYLYHKRQHPENNPITYWRKLIDEYFAPRARERWCVSSYEKRGNSPIAIPTAQDTWRCDICNTHTGKGYEATYEILPRLCQIRFDHGVVDEYLFLDVPNEFRLPNGLLLLEHTKVVQKSIYDHLHVTHEGQLRIIFTPELKIMSWEFCSRRHDEYITRRFLAPQVNHLLQIAQKYQAAANESGPAGVSTNDAQAICNMFASASQQLAKNLDHHSLNEHGLSKRYVRCLQISEVVNNMKDLIDFSHKNKLGPIESLKNYPRQNGPKLTMHNMLEAKGANTEISTHGNSEAPGVRTVCSSPQNAVAQNNYQNMLRSSSANQGLLQQEASQNAAALNNYQNMLRSSSANQLQQEASQNAAALNNYQNMLRSSSANQSLLQHEASSMFKGPTGMHNGVQLEVSRSFRAGQLGQFQQHPMSFQQAMPQHQQNSFGAGASTQYQQHLMQQLLQEAKSSNSRVMAQQQQQQQPPSVSGPVNTNKPASGDQAHQMNNGAVKGAAQTGTTGPSNLINSGAGIVQRCSSFKSVSSNPAAGVAASGNTASPKAAESMHEEDELDHLISSELAESGLFMGEQQGGGAYSWDM, from the exons ATGTCTGTGGCTCCACACTTCAATCTTGGACTTGTTCCCAGGGACATGAATGGTGGTATTCCAGTTAGTTCTGCAAATTCCTCTGGGCCAAGTATTGGTGTTAGCTCTTTGGTGACCGATGGCAACTCATCACTCTCTGGAGGTGCCCAGTTTCAGCATAGTACGAGCATGAATGCTGACTCATTCATGCGCCTTCCTTCCTCACCGATGTCATTTTCATCCAATAACATATCTGGCTCTTCCGTCATTGATGGGTCCACCATGCAGCAAAGTCCACCCCAAGAGCAGATGCAGAAGAGGAGATCATCTAGTGCAACATCACAACCTGGAATTGAGGCTGATGGTGCATTTCATGGGCAGAAGAAACCAAGGGTTGATATTAGGCAAGATGATATCCTGCAACAGCACTTGATTCAGCAGCTGCTCCAAGGTCAGAGTTCTCTTCATTTCCAGGGCCAACATAACCCACAGCTTCAAGCATTAATCCGGCAGCAGAAACTGGCACATATTCAGCATCTACAGCAGCATCAGTTGTCGCAACAATTTCCTCAGATTCAGCAATCTCAAGTTGGCATACCTCGACAGCCGCAGTTGAGGCCGCCGCTAGCACAGCCTGGGATGCAACTACCTGGGCCTGTTAGGACTCCTGTCGAGAGCGGGCTTTGTTCTCGAAGGTTAATGCAGTATTTGTATCATAAGCGTCAGCATCCAGAG AATAATCCCATAACATACTGGAGGAAGCTTATTGATGAATATTTTGCACCACGAGCAAGAGAAAGATGGTGTGTGTCATCATATGAAAAAAGAGGGAATTCTCCAATTGCTATTCCGACAGCTCAG GATACATGGCGTTGTGATATTTGTAATACACATACTGGGAAAGGATATG AGGCTACCTACGAAATACTTCCTAGACTCTGTCAAATTCGATTTGACCATGGTGTTGTAGATGAATATCTATTCCTTGACGTGCCCAATGAATTCCGGTTGCCCAATGGATTACTTCTCCTGGAGCATACCAAAGTTGTTCAGAAGAGCATCTATGATCATCTACATGTTACGCACGAGGGGCAACTGAGAATAATATTTACTCCGGAACTAAAG ATTATGTCTTGGGAGTTCTGTTCACGACGGCATGACGAGTATATCACTCGCAGGTTTCTAGCACCGCAG GTTAATCATCTGCTGCAAATTGCCCAGAAGTATCAAGCTGCTGCCAATGAAAGTGGGCCTGCTGGGGTATCGACCAATGATGCACAAGCCATTTGCAACAT GTTTGCGTCAGCATCACAACAACTAGCGAAAAATCTAGACCACCACAGCTTAAATGAACATGGGCTTTCTAAAAGATATGTTCGGTGCTTGCAG ATATCAGAGGTGGTGAATAACATGAAGGACTTGATTGATTTCAGCCACAAGAACAAGCTTGGCCCTATAG AGAGCCTGAAGAACTATCCCAGACAAAACGGGCCAAAGCTGACAATGCACAACATGCTTGAGGCAAAGGGGGCCAACACAGAAATTAGCACCCATGGGAATAGCGAGGCCCCAGGTGTCAGAACCGTTTGTAGCAGTCCGCAGAATGCCGTGGCACAAAATAACTACCAGAATATGCTGAGAAGCTCAAGTGCAAACCAGGGTTTGCTTCAGCAGGAGGCGTCACAAAATGCCGCGGCACTGAACAATTACCAGAACATGCTTAGAAGCTCAAGTGCAAACCAGCTTCAGCAGGAGGCGTCGCAGAACGCTGCGGCGCTAAACAATTACCAGAACATGCTCAGGAGCTCGAGCGCGAACCAGAGCTTGCTTCAGCACGAGGCATCGAGTATGTTTAAAGGTCCTACAGGAATGCACAATGGCGTTCAGCTGGAAGTGTCCAGATCTTTCCGTGCGGGTCAGCTCGGGCAGTTCCAGCAGCATCCCATGTCGTTTCAGCAAGCCATGCCCCAGCATCAGCAGAATAGTTTCGGGGCTGGTGCGAGCACACAGTACCAGCAGCACCTTATGCAGCAGCTGCTGCAAGAAGCCAAGAGTAGCAACAGCCGTGTAAtggcgcagcagcagcagcagcagcagcctcctAGCGTGTCGGGACCCGTGAACACCAACAAACCTGCTAGTGGAGACCAGGCACATCAGATGAATAACGGAGCCGTGAAGGGTGCCGCTCAAACGGGTACGACAGGGCCCAGCAATCTGATCAACAGTGGAGCCGGCATCGTCCAACGATGCAGCAGTTTCAAGTCGGTGAGCAGCAACCCAGCTGCTGGCGTGGCCGCTTCCGGCAACACAGCGAGTCCTAAGGCAGCGGAATCCATGCACGAGGAGGACGAGCTCGACCATCTCATCAGCAGCGAACTCGCAGAGAGCGGTCTGTTCATGGGGGAGCAGCAGGGTGGCGGCGCGTACTCGTGGGACATGTGA